One segment of Salvelinus fontinalis isolate EN_2023a chromosome 12, ASM2944872v1, whole genome shotgun sequence DNA contains the following:
- the LOC129866593 gene encoding testin-like, whose amino-acid sequence MEVEKEIKKMTLGHEIGAGATCLKCKDKCEGFELHFWRKICRNCKCGLMDHDVQMNSEDNRKVGKLFEDTKYTGLVAKLKTDGDPTYKGNQVTFSISSSPMSATAVPYSPHTVPANAGAGAGSWGEVGAGAVAGSGAGAGAGYGASAGAGAGPATMSKPGAIRPNAVSVNVVPVRKDAVMSVTYEWAPPGVKQYMAVRYIELLPPERRPIAGTEGAAYRRQQMAVQLPEHDQDPAKCHELTPAEVKQMQQFVRKYKDEALGVGDIKLPEEMMGQGLGQERGPGQGAPGMGAPGMGGPGMGAPGMGAPGMGAPGMGAPGMGAPGMGAPGMGAPGMGAPGMGAPGMGAPGMGAPGMGAPGMGAPGMGAPGMGAPGMGAPGMGGPGMGGPGMGGPGQGGPGQGGPGQGGPGMAEHPGMATAGGAFGPAGPGLRTRPGAGGALGPAGPVQPGMWAGGYPGAGKGAPEDMGTAATTTAGSMGTPGAPGPHLTGPCGQYSCHQCQLPMRQGEPAVYAERAGYDKLWHPACFVCCTCSELLVDMIYFWKKGQLYCGRHYGDSEKPRCGGCDELIFSNEYTQAEDQNWHLKHFCCFDCDCVLAGETYVMENNKPVCKPCYMKSHAVVCTACQNPVEPEAQRVSYGEFCWHAEPQCFQCSCCAKCLIGERFMAIQGMLFCSVECKKKTMT is encoded by the exons ATGGAGGTAGAAAAGGAAATAAAGAAG ATGACCCTGGGCCACGAGATTGGTGCCGGAGCCACGTGCCTGAAATGCAAGGACAAATGCGAGGGGTTCGAGCTGCACTTCTGGAG AAAAATCTGCCGGAACTGTAAGTGTGGCCTGATGGACCACGATGTTCAGATGAACTCTGAGGATAACAGGAAGGTTGGCAAGCTGTTTGAGGACACCAAGTACACGGGTCTCGTCGCCAAGCTCAAGACAGACGGCGACCCCACATACAAGGGCAACCAGGTCACCTTCTCCATCTCCTCCAGCCCCATGTCAGCCACCGCTGTACCATACAGTCCCCACACTGTGCCAGCCAATGCTGGGGCCGGTGCTGGATCTTGGGGCGAAGTTGGGGCGGGGGCCGTAGCTGGGTCTGGTGCTGGAGCAGGCGCCGGTTATGGGGCCAGTGCTGGGGCTGGTGCTGGGCCCGCTACCATGTCTAAACCAGGGGCAATCAGACCTAATGCTGTGTCAGTCAATGTCGTGCCAGTCAGGAAGGATGCCGTGATGTCTGTCACCTACGAGTGGGCACCGCCAGGGGTCAAACAGTATATG GCAGTCCGCTACATTGAGCTCCTGCCCCCAGAGAGGCGTCCCATAGCGGGCACGGAGGGTGCAGCCTACCGCCGGCAACAGATGGCAGTGCAGCTACCGGAGCACGACCAGGACCCGGCCAAGTGCCACGAGCTGACCCCCGCAGAGGTCAAACAGATGCAGCAGTTCGTCCGCAAGTACAAGGACGAGGCCCTGGGAGTGGGAGACATCAAGCTGCCCGAGGAGATGATGGGACAGGGTCTGGGTCAGGAGAGAGGACCAGGACAGGGAGCACCAGGCATGGGAGCACCAGGCATGGGAGGACCAGGGATGGGAGCACCAGGGATGGGAGCACCAGGCATGGGAGCACCAGGCATGGGAGCACCAGGCATGGGAGCACCAGGCATGGGAGCACCAGGCATGGGAGCACCAGGCATGGGAGCACCAGGCATGGGAGCACCAGGCATGGGAGCACCAGGCATGGGAGCACCAGGCATGGGAGCACCAGGCATGGGAGCACCAGGCATGGGAGCACCAGGGATGGGAGCACCAGGCATGGGAGCACCAGGGATGGGAGGACCAGGGATGGGAGGACCAGGGATGGGAGGACCAGGACAGGGAGGACCAGGACAGGGAGGACCAGGACAGGGAGGACCAGGAATGGCAGAACACCCAGGGATGGCAACAGCTGGGGGAGCCTTTGGGCCTGCAGGTCCTGGTCTTCGGACTAGACCCGGGGCTGGGGGTGCACTTGGGCCAGCCGGACCAGTTCAGCCTGGGATGTGGGCTGGGGGTTACCCTGGGGCAGGAAAGGGTGCACCAGAAGACATGGGTACTGCTGCCACCACTACCGCTGGGTCAATGGGCACTCCGGGAGCCCCTGGACCTCACCTGACTGGGCCCTGTGGACAATAc TCGTGCCACCAGTGCCAACTGCCCATGCGTCAGGGCGAGCCTGCGGTGTATGCAGAGCGTGCTGGCTACGACAAGCTGTGGCACCCAGCCTGCTTTGTATGCTGTACCTGCTCAGAGCTCCTGGTGGACATGATCTACTTCTGGAAGAAGGGACAGCTCTACTGCGGACGCCACTACGGAGACAGCGAGAAGCCCCGCTGTGGAGGCTGTGACGAG CTGATCTTCAGTAATGAGTACACACAGGCCGAGGACCAGAACTGGCACCTGAAACACTTCTGCTGCTTCGACTGTGACTGTGTTCTGGCTGGAGAGACCTATGTTATGGAGAACAACAAGCCTGTCTGCAAGCCCTGCTACATGAAGAGCCACGCAGTA